Below is a genomic region from Populus trichocarpa isolate Nisqually-1 chromosome 15, P.trichocarpa_v4.1, whole genome shotgun sequence.
AGAGGAAACCTAATATGATACGATATTTACTGTTGAATGCCAAGGCATTGCGCCACTACATAATTTACTTGTCAATATAATGGGGCAAGGGAAAGTGGGAAACGTTCTGATTGTGTTGGTAAAGCACCTCAACCTTCACATTTTAACTTCACGCAACTCTTAGTGCAAGTGAATAACCTACTGCTCCTCTGGTAGATTCCCTGGGTGAATACTACCTTGGTATTATGTACTAAGTTGCTCTGACATCCGAATCTATCTCTCTTGACAAGAGCAGATAACTACACCAATCATTTTCACCAAAAGGCATAGCCTTAACTTACACAGCACACCGTGCAGCCTGTGTGAATCAATTCTGGCACGACATACTATCAATTGTCAACCTGCGGGATTTAAAAGGGTATCCTTCCTTTATTAGAGAGCAGATAGATTTTAAAACAGATtccaaaaacttaattttctagATTTATTTCACTCTAACTTCAACCCCCTTGCAAACTCCAACCCTGCCATCTATTCTATAGCTATCTTTCAGCaactgaaattaaattaaaaatgtctTTTATCAGTTTCAGGACTATAAGGAAAGCTCTTAGCTGTCCTCCATCTTTAAATGGAGCAAGGGACGTAGCATAAACTGGCCTAGCAAGTAGCACAATGATGGGCAGGACAAAAatggcaaaaaagaaaaaaaattgctatttACTATCcaacctaaaaacaaaaactaccagGAGAGACCTATGAATGATAGAAGACCATTGACACATGACTAATATGCATTCACCAGACAATAAATTACTGTCACATGCAACACCCCACATAAATCATGAGATGACCTAAATTATCATGTTATTAGAACCTCTTAAAGGggtaagaagaaaaatatcctCTAAGTTGGTTATCCTAGAATGAACAGACACAGTTGGATTCTACACCAACTATGATGATTAAACAACAAGTTCAACGACGGCAGAGAAAATGCACAGGAGCAGGATTGGCAGGTGATATGAATTCGTGTAAGAGAGCTGAAAGATTTCCTGTTTATTCTAAGTTAAATGATGAGACACCAGGAATCATTAATTGCCTCTTAATCCACCATCTAACTAGCAAAACCCATCCACATAtactaatttatatttcaaaacagtAGCAAGAATGCCAACTGATTGTTTGACGAAACCTTACTATCCTTCAAAACTTAGACTTACTAGTAAATAACAAATTTCTCACTAACAATGTGGCAATCCTCAAGAAACTACCTCACAAAATCTGCGACCAGGTCATAGGTAAGCCATGAACAATCAATCATTTTCACAAGTGTCCATAAAGAATGAGGCAGCCAGATTCACTAAAAATGGGTTTTTATTTCAAACGCATGCTGAAtcagatgaaattgaataagcACATACATAAATAATACAAGAATAGAGGAAATTTCTTAACAATTAACAATAGTAGTGAAGGAAGAAGAATTCAATGACATAAGATttaaaagatcaagaaaaagaaactacAAGGCATGAATCTATCAAATAAATCTCATCTACTGCATCATTTTCCCTGGAATAAGTTTGAAACAGCTAAGACTACATGCAGAAAGACCATAAAACAACAGTCAGCGCCAAAAAGGCACAATTTCAAAATAATCGAATGCGACGGAAACTCATCAACTACAAACTACATTGCAAGCCTCTGCCAAGACAAGATGCATAAATATACACAAATACAAACATGCTGGGTTGCAATGTATGCAAGACAAAGATCCACATGGTACATCTACCTGATAGTGACAAACTTGTTTGTACCGTGTTTAGCCCAGTGAGTTCTCAGATCAATGGGATTAGAGAAGTCATAGCCTTCACCAGCAAGTTTCTCTAAGACTTTCTTAAAAGCTCCTAAACTCATTTTTCTCCCTGCTATCCTTGCACCACGTCTTTTCATACTCATAGGCAAGGGATACACAGATATGCATGTCGTACAACATGCTGATTGCCACCCACCACAACCCCAACGATAGCATTGTTGAGGGTTGCCAGTACACGAGCAAACTGGTATAGGAATCACTGAAATGTCCATATTGATCCCATTTATCATAATTTCAGCAGTTTTCTTGGCAGACCTTACTCGTTGAACAGAAAGAGTATCCTCAGGCTTGGGTACTTGAGGGCCTCTCTTACCCTTCTTTGCTTTCGGGGATTTTGGGGCTTTCTGACGCTGCCTCTTTTTATTAGGACCATTTACCTTTTCAACAACACCAGCCTCTTCAACTAGCTCCAGCGGTTCATCCTTTGTTGAATAAGGTGGTTGAAACACTTGCATATGATGAGCTGAAGATGTTTCAGGAAAAACAGCCGCATAATTATGGTTTCCAGGCAACACATTGATAAACTTTTCTCTCTGGCCAATCCAAGCTCCCCTCATATACTCCATAGGGTGCATGGGCTGCGAAACACCAACATCTTTGTGGTTAAAACCTCCATTCATACTTGTCATGATTGCGGCACTGCGCGAACCCAAAAAGGGTTTCTCAGGCATTGTTGGGGACATGAGCTGAAGACCCAGATTTCCTTTAACAGGTGTTGGTTCATAGTAACCCCAATTACGAATATTCAAACTGTTATCTTCATCCATTATTTCAAACTTCGACAATTCAAGAGAACTTATTTAACCTTAACACAATTTGTTGTCAGCATTGTGTGCACCTAAGAAAATCTCCAAAAAGATTACAGACgcaaaaattaattcaaacccAAATCAcagaaaccaaaaaattaataagcaGATAGTCAAATCACAGTAAAGTTTGTGCCTTGAAACTAGCAGAAGTCTCAATTAGCAGAACTAGTAaggcaaaataaataataaaaacatatgggTCATAGCCAGAAAGTAAGATCTTCGAATTTTTggatttgtctgataaaatttcttttaaagaaaatagacaGCCATTGGCGTAGTATTTTAGGAAATATAAAGCAACTTACTTGAAAGAAGACGTTGAGAGCTTTTTAGGGTTCTTGTTCTCTACTGAAGAAGCACGAAAAAAGAAGTGATGCACgccaatttttttatgtaattactTTTTACTCATTTTTTAAAGTGCTCCTTATCTAGGAATTTGAGAATGTTGGTGCGCACTTGCTAGTGATTTGAGATCTTTTCGTCTCTGTTTCGTTCTGagcttgaatttattttttattaaaatttaatttttttaaattaatttgttaatattttagatgttttgatatattatgtcaaaaaaaaattaaaaattaaaatattattttaatatactttcaaataaaaaatactttgaaagataatttttacTACATTCTCAAACATCTCAAGATAATTATTTAGACATTGTTAgtgtgttttaaataaaaaaaaattatgatataagttataGGAGCTACTAggtatagtaaaataatttaaaaaaaaacaataaatgagtggaatttttttttaaaataaatgataacaatgacaagaagaaaataaggcTTATTAAGtagataaaaaaatctgaattttaaaataatttaatattaagaaatgaaatttaaaaaataacaaaattaaaatgcttAAATCAACCATAATTAACATGACAAACTCACAACTTGGATCATGAAGTTAgattaaccttataaaaagcaaattgaaaaaaaataatgcctaaaaaaatagaacacGTACGAACCCTGGTAAAGCTGTAAAATCTCGCAAGCTGGATCATGCAAACAAGGTacctaatagaaaacaaaacgagGAAAATAACGaagcttaattttaaaaagatccAATTTTAAaggagaaaaccaaaaaaaatatatagaaaaaaagggTCTAAAAAATATACTCGAGTTAATCAGTCATAATTGTTATCTCgatcataagattgagataacctgaTTGGGAAACCGAAGAAAATCATAAGCCCATTATAAGTAAcgtcaaataatgaaattgtaaaaaaaaaaaaactaaatgaaaaaaaaaaaaacaatatcaacctGTGTTAACTTCTCAAACTTGTGATCTAAGTCATTAAACCAAAATCATCCCATCTGAAAAACCACAAAATCCAATtcccaacaaataaaatgttggacgatgaaattgaaaaaaaaaattaattatacaaaatgattcaaaacaaaaaataacaattaagagaatgaaaatcatatttaaaataaataaataaataagatgacAACctagaatttgaaattgaatggaaaaattaaaaaaaaattaacaaatattcaactttctgttttttaaaactttacaaaccaatttcaaaaacaaatattcaacttttttgttttttttaaatttttttatctcaattttcaGACATAATCTTTTGTTGGAATCTATAACTCAGTTAtcatttattaacataaataattctcaatttattttacaagtataaactattaattttcttttggttataaaaataaaagttaaatccTGCAGCGCGGGGCGTTGTTAAATAAATGGTACCAAAAACAGGTCCTTAATTTTCTAGTTCTATTTCACTCCAAATTCAACCTCCTTACAAGCTCCAATCCTGCCAGCAAATGGCAGGCAGGACAACCACGGCAGGAACAAAAAACTTGCTATCTTGTTAGACCATCATCCACATAAGAACTCGAACAAAAACGAGGAGAGACCTATACATGATAGAACATTACCACAAGAGTAAAATGcattaatcaaacaaaataaatcagtCACAATCAACACCCCACAGTAGCCATGAAAGGACTTGGAACTATCATGTTATTACAACCTCTTAAGGGAAAAAGAAGCAAAACATCCTCTAAATTGGGTTATCAATAACAAGTTTCTCACCAACAATGGGGCAAGCCTAAAGCAACTACCTCACAAAATCAGAAACCAGGTCATAGGTCCATGAACCACTCATTCATTTACACATGCTGCAATAACTTCAGAAAGAATGAGGCTGCCACATAtactaaaattagatttttattccaaatttaTTCTAAATCAGATGAAATAGAATACGCACAAGTAAAAAAGGTAAGAAAGAATCAAGGAATCACTTAACAATTAACAGTAGAAAAATCAGTCACAAATGAGGCAAGAATCTATTGATAAATCTCATCTATTACATCAGTTTCCCTGGCATCAATAAGTTTAAAACAGCTTAGAGTACAAGCAGAACAAGGATCCATATGGTGCATCTACCTAATAGTGACAAACTTGTTCGTACCGTGTTTAGCCCAGTGAGTTCTCAGATCAATCGGATTAGAGAAGTCATAGCCTTCACCAGCAAGTTTCTCTAAGACTTTCTTAAAAGCTCCTAGACTCATTTTTCTCCCTGCTATCCTTGCACCACGCCGTTTCGTACTCATAGGCAAGGGATACACAGATATGCATGTCGTACAGCATGCTGATTGCCATCCACCACAACCCCAACGATAGCATTGTTGGGGGTTTCCAGTACACGAGCAAACAGGTATGGGAATGACTGAAATGTCCATATTGATCCCATTTATCATAATTTCTGCGGTTTTCTTGGCAGCCCGTGCTCGTTGAGTAGGAGGACTACCCTCAGGCTTGGGTACTTGAGCGCCTCCCATACCCTTCTTTGCTCTTGGGGATTTCGGGCCTTTATGACGCTGCCTCTTTTTATTAGGAACATTTACCTTTTCAACAACACCAGCCTCTTCAACTAGCTCCAGCGGTTCATCCTTTGTTGAATAAGGTGGTTGAAACATTTCCATATGATGAGATGAAGATGTTTCAGGCCAAACAGCTGCATAATCATGGTTTCCAGGCAACACATTGAGAAGCTTTTCTCTCTGGCCAATCCAAGCGTCCTTCACGTACTCCATCGGCATCAAGGGCTGGGAAATCCCAATATCCCTATGGTAAAAGCCCGCATTCATACTTGTCATGATCGCAGGACTTCGCGAACCCAGAATTGGTTTCTCAGGCATTGTTGGGGACATAAGCTGAAGACCCAGATTTCCTTTAACAGGTGTTGGCTCATAGTAACCCCAATTACGAATATTCAAACTGTTATCTTCATCCATTATTTCAAACATGGACAATTCAAGATAACTTATTTAACCTTAACACAATTCGTTGTTAACATTGTGTTCACCTAAAAAAATCTCCAACAAGATTACAGACAcacaaaaatgaattaaaacccaaatcacagataaaaaaaaaaaactaacaatcaTATTGTTAAGCCATAGTAAAGTTTATGtcttgaaactaaaaaattcaatattaacaGAACTAGCAAGCcgaaaaatcaagataaaaaaagaagaaggaaagaagcATATGGGTCATGGTCAGAAACAAAGATCTTCGCATCCTTGGATTTgtctgagatttttttataaaaaaaaactgaatagaCAGTTGCTGGTGTAGTATTTAAGCAAAGATAAAGGGACTTACTTTGAAGAAGACGGAGAGAGCTTTTTAGGGTTTCTTCTCCACCGCTAAAGAagcacaaaaattaattaattcacgCCATTTTTTGTATGCAATTACTTTTTACTCATTTTGTAAGGTGCACTTGCTAGTCTTGTCTTGTGGGTCAATTggaacattttctttttgtcaaaTGCCGTTATCTGTGTAAAATATTGGTGTCGATTAACTATTTgaatttattgcattttttatattttttatatttagatattattatattaacaaaaaaactaaaattgctcagtgtttcactgtgcaagtccacagtgaaacgctgagtagtcctttttttttattttttttatattatattttcctattttttttgtcttcttctttttcttttttttcttttttctttttattgttttcccattttttctgtttttattttttatttttttatttttttattttttttggttttctattgcctttataggttttttttttttgcttttttctttgtgtatttttcttttaatgaattttttttgtttaatttagtttgttaatgttaatttttttatttagttatcaaattttcataacacagatcccgggtttgacgggttaacctgatttgacgagttaacccgaatttttttttcttttctttttaattaattgtaacatatactaaaacggatcagtgttttactgtagactgcacagtgcaatccacagtaaaacactgatccgtttttggtttttttttttaagttgtcttatttttttagctgttttttatgcctttcgggattttttttgcttctttctttattttttttcttctaacaaaagttttttgtttaatttggtttattaatgttaattttttttatttagttatcagactttcatgacacgttttccggatttaacgggttaacctgatttgacaagttaacccaaaaatatatattttttgctttttttctttttaattaatttttttcatttagtttagtttgttaatgttaaatttctttctatttagttatcagactttcatgacacatatctcgagtttcacgGGTGAACCTGGTTAATTCTGagttgacccgtcaattttttttgttttttattttcataatttttttttgattaatttagattgttaatgttaaattttttttatttagttatcaaactttcatgacacagatcctaggtttaacgggttaatatggtttgacgagttaaccctgattttttttttttttttttattaatttttttcgtttagttta
It encodes:
- the LOC18105584 gene encoding protein BASIC PENTACYSTEINE2, with protein sequence MDEDNSLNIRNWGYYEPTPVKGNLGLQLMSPTMPEKPFLGSRSAAIMTSMNGGFNHKDVGVSQPMHPMEYMRGAWIGQREKFINVLPGNHNYAAVFPETSSAHHMQVFQPPYSTKDEPLELVEEAGVVEKVNGPNKKRQRQKAPKSPKAKKGKRGPQVPKPEDTLSVQRVRSAKKTAEIMINGINMDISVIPIPVCSCTGNPQQCYRWGCGGWQSACCTTCISVYPLPMSMKRRGARIAGRKMSLGAFKKVLEKLAGEGYDFSNPIDLRTHWAKHGTNKFVTIR
- the LOC18105583 gene encoding protein BASIC PENTACYSTEINE2 translates to MFEIMDEDNSLNIRNWGYYEPTPVKGNLGLQLMSPTMPEKPILGSRSPAIMTSMNAGFYHRDIGISQPLMPMEYVKDAWIGQREKLLNVLPGNHDYAAVWPETSSSHHMEMFQPPYSTKDEPLELVEEAGVVEKVNVPNKKRQRHKGPKSPRAKKGMGGAQVPKPEGSPPTQRARAAKKTAEIMINGINMDISVIPIPVCSCTGNPQQCYRWGCGGWQSACCTTCISVYPLPMSTKRRGARIAGRKMSLGAFKKVLEKLAGEGYDFSNPIDLRTHWAKHGTNKFVTIR